A genome region from Acinetobacter lwoffii includes the following:
- a CDS encoding LysR family transcriptional regulator has translation MSTRGLRFHSAAIHYFDAVRRCGSIREAARQLNVVSSAVNRQILKLEDEIGAPLFNRVPSGMVLTHAGELFSRHISLVLRDTKRLQNELDALKGLYKGHVEIASVETLAINFLPEIIEKFQVKYPNVTVGVTILGSKDIPNEIIENRVDLGLAFALPKHNDLHQIAISHFKLGAIVSTEHPLASQKTVSFHQCLDYDVIMPKPNLSIYQQLAPLFAGAQHAIPNFKMQTSSLELMKQLILRNKGIGFQTFFGLENEIINNRLRYIPLNDNNGIYCDLGLYARKGHYLSTATDALSRLITDEILQRGEAGQ, from the coding sequence ATGAGTACACGTGGTCTTCGCTTTCACTCAGCAGCAATTCATTATTTTGATGCTGTACGCCGGTGCGGTTCAATCAGGGAAGCAGCCAGACAATTAAATGTCGTATCTTCCGCTGTAAATAGGCAAATTTTAAAACTCGAAGATGAAATTGGAGCACCATTATTCAATCGGGTGCCTTCGGGTATGGTGCTTACTCATGCAGGTGAGTTGTTTTCAAGACATATTAGTTTAGTATTGCGAGATACTAAGCGATTGCAGAATGAATTGGATGCACTGAAAGGGCTTTATAAAGGTCATGTAGAAATTGCGAGTGTTGAAACACTGGCAATTAATTTCCTGCCAGAGATTATTGAAAAATTCCAGGTCAAATATCCTAATGTAACTGTAGGGGTTACAATTTTAGGCTCAAAAGATATCCCTAATGAAATCATTGAAAATAGGGTGGATCTAGGCTTGGCTTTTGCCTTGCCAAAGCATAATGATTTGCACCAAATAGCAATATCCCATTTTAAATTAGGTGCAATTGTATCGACTGAGCATCCCTTGGCCTCTCAAAAGACGGTGTCATTCCATCAGTGCCTCGACTATGATGTGATTATGCCAAAACCTAATTTATCTATTTATCAACAGTTGGCGCCATTATTTGCGGGTGCACAACATGCTATTCCAAATTTTAAAATGCAAACGAGTTCTTTGGAATTAATGAAACAGTTAATACTCAGGAATAAGGGAATTGGTTTTCAGACATTCTTTGGGTTGGAAAATGAAATAATTAATAATCGCCTTCGCTATATTCCGCTTAATGATAACAATGGTATCTACTGTGATTTAGGTCTGTATGCACGTAAAGGTCATTATCTTTCTACAGCAACAGACGCTCTCTCCAGGCTTATTACAGATGAAATCCTACAAAGAGGCGAAGCTGGACAATAA
- a CDS encoding outer membrane protein OmpK: protein MKKNAPYLFLSTCLISTYSFAEESWLNWQSNSISALYGKGFEVEPDTHETITFEHASSWKWGDLYLFVDTYWFDGEKTASQGHNAVYTEIAPRFSIGKLTNTNLSFGPVKDVLIATSFDLSIQDQPGYDDMWTYLVGPGFDLDIKGFDYFTLNFYYRIPDDGNTPSGQWQITPCWSYTVPFLKSSIIFDGYIDWVVNSKGNNSSDFHFNPQIKYDLSPHLGLSPKKLAAGIEYDYWKNKFLIEDTPYFKTNQNATSFIVKYTF, encoded by the coding sequence ATGAAAAAAAATGCGCCCTATCTATTTTTAAGCACATGTTTAATAAGCACTTATTCTTTTGCTGAGGAATCATGGTTAAATTGGCAATCCAATAGTATTTCTGCACTTTACGGTAAAGGTTTTGAAGTAGAGCCTGATACACATGAAACGATTACTTTTGAACATGCGAGCAGTTGGAAATGGGGGGATCTCTATCTATTTGTCGACACTTATTGGTTTGACGGTGAAAAGACTGCTTCCCAAGGTCATAATGCGGTCTATACAGAAATTGCTCCCCGCTTTTCAATAGGAAAACTAACCAATACGAATTTGAGCTTTGGGCCAGTGAAAGATGTCCTAATAGCTACAAGCTTTGACTTAAGCATCCAAGATCAGCCTGGTTATGACGATATGTGGACTTATTTAGTTGGTCCAGGTTTTGACCTTGATATCAAAGGCTTTGATTATTTCACCCTTAATTTTTACTATCGCATTCCAGACGATGGAAACACCCCAAGTGGACAATGGCAAATCACTCCTTGCTGGTCATATACCGTCCCATTTCTTAAATCATCAATCATTTTTGATGGATACATTGATTGGGTAGTCAATTCCAAAGGTAATAACTCTTCCGACTTTCACTTTAACCCACAAATCAAATATGACCTTAGCCCTCATCTAGGCTTAAGCCCAAAAAAATTAGCAGCAGGTATTGAATACGACTATTGGAAAAACAAATTCTTAATCGAAGACACTCCATATTTTAAAACTAATCAAAATGCTACTAGTTTCATCGTCAAATATACCTTTTAG
- a CDS encoding aromatic ring-hydroxylating oxygenase subunit alpha — translation MNAIPVLNLFTQPQCSQFDPNDWNILAQHWYPVVQIQDVTTQPQQVQLLDVKMAIYKTESGEIHLVRDICPHRGVPLSKGWVEGENIVCPYHGLNYNAQGKCVKIPAQPELTQISDRFTLTKFPVVEKYGLVWTSLFSRDESEANFPVLETWDSDEHQSILPPFVDIAGSSGRQLEGFIDVAHFAWVHNKAFADRDNPVVPKYETERTDYGLKTIYISTVSNFPHSLRHLEPENFLWKREFDVYPPFSATLTVYFPNNGILKILNACCPVSHNQTRLFVPLTRNFDTTGDLQAVYDFNAQIFAEDQDIVESQKPEELPLDVSMEAHFAADKSSTTYRRILAEWGLSKRYVV, via the coding sequence ATGAATGCAATACCAGTTCTCAATTTATTCACTCAGCCACAATGTAGTCAATTTGACCCAAATGACTGGAATATTCTAGCGCAGCATTGGTATCCGGTAGTTCAAATCCAGGATGTAACGACTCAACCGCAGCAAGTTCAGCTTCTTGATGTCAAAATGGCTATTTATAAAACTGAAAGTGGAGAAATTCATCTGGTAAGAGATATCTGTCCACATCGAGGAGTGCCATTAAGTAAAGGATGGGTAGAAGGTGAAAATATTGTTTGTCCCTATCATGGGCTCAACTATAACGCACAAGGTAAGTGCGTAAAAATCCCTGCTCAACCAGAACTTACCCAAATTTCAGATCGGTTCACCTTAACTAAATTCCCTGTAGTTGAGAAATATGGACTAGTTTGGACCAGCTTATTTAGCCGTGATGAAAGTGAAGCTAATTTTCCAGTTCTTGAAACTTGGGATTCAGATGAACATCAATCAATACTCCCACCATTTGTTGATATAGCAGGTTCTAGTGGTCGTCAGCTTGAAGGTTTTATCGATGTGGCACATTTTGCCTGGGTGCATAACAAGGCATTCGCTGATCGTGATAATCCAGTAGTGCCAAAATATGAAACTGAAAGAACAGATTATGGACTTAAAACGATTTATATCTCTACAGTAAGTAACTTTCCTCATAGTTTGAGACATTTAGAGCCAGAGAATTTCTTATGGAAACGAGAATTTGATGTATATCCTCCATTCTCGGCAACACTTACTGTCTATTTTCCTAACAATGGGATTTTAAAAATTTTGAATGCTTGTTGTCCTGTTTCGCATAATCAAACCAGGCTATTTGTTCCGTTGACACGTAATTTTGATACGACGGGTGACCTACAGGCTGTATATGACTTCAATGCACAAATTTTTGCAGAGGATCAGGATATTGTTGAGAGTCAAAAACCGGAAGAACTTCCATTAGATGTTTCAATGGAGGCGCACTTTGCAGCAGACAAATCTTCAACGACATATAGACGGATATTGGCAGAATGGGGATTAAGTAAAAGATATGTGGTCTAG
- a CDS encoding isopenicillin N synthase family dioxygenase, with amino-acid sequence MKKLPVIDIAPLYDVNHPDYADICNQIDQACREWGFFYISGYKPNHLAEVQSLAKEFFSKPLQEKLEIDIQKNKIAHRGYGALGVEQLNPDLPEDFKEIYDMGVHLEANHPEVINQEPLRGPNVYPNIEGWKVATEEYFDEMVDLAKILLNAMSHAIGLPQNYFDHCLQDSLCFLRLIHYPPTLDNTDSQGFNAGTHTDYGCVTILAQDEVGGLQVQDVNGNWIDAPPIPNTYVINIGDMMARWSNDLYKSTPHRVSSPKGKQRFSFPFFIQPSPKTIIRCLPNCYNESNPPKYLPITSMEYLQSRFSATYKHRAEV; translated from the coding sequence ATGAAAAAATTACCAGTTATCGACATTGCACCTCTTTATGACGTTAACCATCCTGATTATGCAGATATATGCAACCAAATTGACCAAGCATGTCGTGAATGGGGGTTCTTCTATATCAGTGGTTATAAACCGAATCACCTTGCAGAAGTTCAAAGTTTAGCTAAAGAGTTTTTTAGTAAGCCTCTACAAGAGAAATTAGAAATAGATATTCAAAAGAATAAAATTGCACATAGAGGATATGGTGCATTAGGAGTAGAACAACTGAACCCTGACTTACCTGAAGACTTTAAAGAAATATATGACATGGGTGTCCATTTAGAAGCTAATCATCCCGAAGTCATTAATCAAGAACCTCTAAGGGGACCAAATGTTTATCCAAATATTGAAGGGTGGAAAGTAGCTACAGAAGAGTATTTTGATGAAATGGTGGATTTAGCAAAAATATTGCTTAATGCCATGTCTCATGCCATTGGTCTTCCGCAAAATTATTTTGATCATTGTCTGCAAGACAGCCTATGTTTTCTCCGGTTAATTCATTATCCGCCTACCTTAGACAATACAGACTCTCAAGGTTTTAATGCGGGAACACATACTGATTATGGGTGTGTAACTATTTTGGCTCAGGATGAAGTAGGTGGATTACAAGTTCAGGATGTAAATGGTAATTGGATCGATGCTCCTCCTATACCTAACACCTATGTAATCAATATCGGAGATATGATGGCACGATGGTCAAATGATCTCTATAAATCGACACCTCATCGCGTTTCGAGTCCTAAAGGAAAACAAAGATTCTCATTTCCATTTTTCATACAACCTAGTCCAAAAACGATAATTCGCTGCCTACCTAACTGTTATAACGAATCAAATCCTCCTAAGTACTTACCAATTACTAGTATGGAATATTTGCAATCACGTTTTAGTGCAACCTACAAACATCGTGCTGAAGTTTGA
- a CDS encoding apurinic/apyrimidinic endonuclease family protein, whose translation MKKMFPLGCAGLGIQNSSKERPVSLNEPTILEQFEMLKAAEVFDFLDRIPLEDSQIDAYIKASQKTNIPIYSGCGLYVIGKDEEAFKQDINRSAAVGAKFHNMMIWAKHADGHYVTNEEVAKTYIDFYTYAQSKGITVTLECHVDNWSEDYRRVIPVADLIEKEGVPFEFAMDYSHCIFKIENEIELAVSQMRDDPEAIRKLDPFNNDSFADDWLNRNLVTWGQIRPAVPNNPVNWLAFETGPYNGLGTNRPGRGIQYPFNQPTEGEWHTDFWHAYKLAPTKEVIRKIIDSYLNNPNSKVQLMTVDNINLESYGLNWKYNMFADSCSVAHYIREIYEERLAIFMAKQNSTDTLQRESA comes from the coding sequence ATGAAAAAAATGTTTCCTCTAGGTTGTGCTGGTTTAGGCATTCAAAACTCATCAAAAGAACGACCAGTAAGCCTGAATGAGCCTACTATTCTCGAACAGTTCGAAATGCTAAAAGCTGCGGAGGTCTTTGATTTTCTGGATCGTATCCCTCTTGAAGATAGTCAAATAGATGCTTACATCAAGGCAAGTCAGAAAACAAATATCCCTATTTATTCTGGTTGTGGCTTATATGTCATTGGCAAGGATGAGGAAGCATTCAAACAGGATATTAATCGTAGTGCCGCTGTAGGGGCCAAATTCCACAACATGATGATTTGGGCAAAACATGCAGATGGTCATTATGTAACGAACGAAGAAGTTGCTAAAACTTATATCGATTTCTACACCTACGCTCAAAGTAAAGGAATAACGGTTACCTTAGAGTGCCACGTTGATAACTGGTCTGAAGATTATCGTCGAGTAATTCCGGTGGCAGATCTTATAGAAAAAGAAGGTGTGCCGTTTGAGTTTGCAATGGATTACAGCCATTGTATTTTTAAAATTGAAAATGAAATTGAGCTTGCTGTATCACAAATGCGTGATGATCCTGAAGCTATCAGAAAGTTAGATCCTTTTAATAATGATAGTTTTGCAGATGATTGGCTGAATCGAAATTTAGTTACATGGGGGCAGATCCGTCCTGCAGTCCCGAATAATCCAGTTAACTGGTTAGCATTTGAAACAGGACCATATAATGGCTTAGGAACAAATCGTCCTGGCCGAGGAATTCAGTATCCATTTAATCAACCTACGGAAGGTGAATGGCATACAGACTTCTGGCATGCATATAAGCTTGCACCAACCAAAGAAGTCATTCGTAAAATCATTGATAGCTACTTGAACAATCCAAATTCTAAAGTTCAACTTATGACTGTTGATAATATCAATTTAGAGTCGTATGGTTTAAATTGGAAATACAACATGTTTGCCGACAGTTGCAGTGTTGCCCATTATATTCGTGAGATTTATGAGGAGCGACTGGCAATATTTATGGCAAAACAAAATTCAACTGATACTCTTCAAAGAGAATCAGCATGA
- a CDS encoding nucleobase:cation symporter-2 family protein, with product MTNTITANNLKPSSMIFLSIQHVLVMYAGAVSIPLIVGGALGLSTAEIAFLITADLFVCGIATLIQTIGFKNVGIRFPIMMGVTFTAVGPMIAIGTNPDMGLLSVFGAIIIAGIFGFLISPFIGKLIRFFPPVVTGTQILVIGLSLIGIAGTWSAGGYGVKDFGNPLYLSIAACVLLSIIIISRYVKGFLGNISVLIGMGIGYIIAAFSGLISLDKIDESPWLGWVMPFHFGIPEFNFWAVLTMCVVMLVIFIETAGMFMAVGEIVEEEVDQEKLTRGFRADSLGTMIGGIFNIFPYTSYAQNIGLLAITGVKNRSVCALAGVFLILLGLFPKIAYFVASIPSCVLGGAALFMFGMVTSNGIKVLQRVDFQNVNNLYIIAVSAGIGMLPVFSPTIFSQLPSYLSPLLNSPILLTAFCAVILNAVLNRKQRILDEQYLQKLKDA from the coding sequence ATGACTAACACAATCACAGCCAATAACTTAAAACCAAGCTCCATGATTTTTCTCAGTATCCAGCACGTCTTGGTAATGTATGCAGGTGCTGTTTCAATTCCCCTAATTGTTGGAGGAGCTTTAGGGTTAAGCACTGCAGAAATTGCTTTCTTAATTACTGCAGATCTATTTGTTTGTGGCATTGCCACCCTCATTCAAACTATTGGTTTTAAAAATGTAGGTATTCGCTTTCCCATTATGATGGGAGTTACCTTTACTGCAGTAGGCCCAATGATTGCAATTGGGACTAATCCAGATATGGGACTACTAAGTGTATTTGGGGCAATCATTATCGCAGGGATCTTTGGCTTCCTGATTTCACCATTTATTGGAAAGTTAATACGATTCTTCCCTCCTGTGGTGACAGGAACTCAAATTCTTGTGATTGGTCTATCTCTCATTGGTATTGCAGGCACATGGTCCGCTGGCGGATATGGGGTAAAAGACTTTGGAAATCCATTGTACTTATCTATCGCTGCCTGTGTTCTATTAAGCATTATTATCATCAGCCGTTATGTTAAAGGCTTTTTGGGCAACATTTCAGTTCTAATCGGGATGGGAATTGGTTATATCATCGCTGCATTTTCTGGCCTCATCTCTTTAGACAAGATAGATGAAAGCCCATGGTTAGGTTGGGTGATGCCATTTCACTTCGGTATTCCAGAGTTTAACTTTTGGGCTGTCTTGACTATGTGCGTAGTCATGCTGGTTATTTTCATTGAAACAGCTGGGATGTTCATGGCTGTAGGTGAAATTGTTGAAGAAGAAGTGGATCAGGAAAAATTGACTCGCGGTTTTAGAGCTGACAGCCTTGGCACAATGATTGGTGGGATTTTTAATATCTTCCCGTATACATCCTATGCTCAGAACATCGGTTTGCTAGCGATCACAGGTGTTAAGAATCGCAGTGTATGTGCTTTAGCTGGTGTGTTTTTAATCCTTTTAGGTCTATTTCCTAAAATAGCTTACTTTGTTGCGTCTATACCCTCATGTGTTCTAGGTGGAGCCGCATTGTTTATGTTTGGGATGGTGACATCTAATGGTATCAAAGTACTGCAGCGTGTCGACTTTCAAAATGTGAATAATCTCTACATCATTGCAGTCAGTGCCGGCATAGGTATGTTGCCTGTATTCTCACCTACTATTTTCTCACAACTACCATCTTATCTTTCACCTCTGTTAAACAGCCCAATTTTGCTAACGGCTTTTTGTGCTGTGATTTTGAATGCTGTTCTCAATCGAAAACAGCGGATATTGGATGAACAGTATCTTCAGAAATTGAAAGATGCATAA
- a CDS encoding isopenicillin N synthase family dioxygenase, giving the protein MTALENNQNITSIPIIDISGLLDNDIQTHQNIASHIRKACLDKGFFYIMGHGVSKALQDKVFEYSKLFFSLPPEQKKHWSIELSEANRGYEPLRAQTLEPNSPPDIKEGFYIGKERSPSDPFVIHKAFNQGPNQWPDIDGFKEVMEEYQVELIKVSERLMRAIALSLNLEADYFTEFCKDADLVTLRLLHYPPQPANAQPNEKGCGAHTDFGGLTLLLQDHNRGLQVWDQSTNQWIWAEPIENSYVVNLGDLISMWTNNTYRSTLHRVINISGGERYSVPFFYSGNHQYQIECIRECLEENSEPLYPPISVEQHYRNMFKKTYI; this is encoded by the coding sequence ATGACTGCGCTGGAAAACAATCAAAACATTACCTCTATACCCATCATCGATATTTCTGGACTTTTGGATAATGACATACAAACGCACCAAAACATTGCCTCACATATTCGGAAAGCATGCTTAGATAAAGGTTTTTTTTACATTATGGGACATGGAGTTTCTAAAGCATTACAAGATAAGGTTTTTGAATATTCCAAATTATTTTTTAGTCTTCCCCCAGAACAGAAAAAGCATTGGTCCATAGAGCTTTCTGAAGCAAATAGAGGCTATGAACCATTAAGAGCACAAACACTTGAACCTAATTCTCCGCCTGATATAAAGGAAGGCTTTTATATCGGGAAGGAACGCTCACCTTCAGATCCTTTTGTCATCCATAAAGCTTTTAACCAAGGCCCAAACCAATGGCCAGATATTGATGGATTTAAAGAGGTAATGGAGGAATATCAAGTTGAATTGATTAAAGTCTCTGAACGACTCATGCGTGCTATTGCATTATCTCTAAACTTGGAAGCTGACTATTTCACAGAGTTTTGTAAGGATGCAGATTTAGTCACTTTACGCTTATTACACTATCCCCCTCAACCAGCTAATGCTCAACCAAATGAAAAAGGTTGCGGGGCACATACTGATTTCGGCGGGCTTACTCTATTACTTCAAGACCATAATCGTGGTTTACAAGTATGGGATCAGTCAACAAACCAATGGATTTGGGCAGAGCCTATTGAAAATAGTTATGTCGTTAACCTAGGTGACCTAATCTCTATGTGGACGAACAATACATATAGATCCACCCTCCATCGCGTCATCAACATCTCAGGTGGGGAACGATATTCTGTTCCATTCTTCTACAGCGGTAATCACCAGTATCAGATTGAATGCATTCGAGAGTGTTTGGAGGAAAACTCAGAACCGCTATATCCACCAATCAGTGTTGAACAGCATTATCGTAACATGTTCAAAAAAACATATATCTAA
- a CDS encoding isopenicillin N synthase family dioxygenase, whose amino-acid sequence MLTYTPPSTAKSIPVIDLSDSFSDNLENRKSVAWEIHKACRTTGFFYIKNHGIASEVLQKQLDIAKQFFDLPIEKKLEVDFKNSKCLRGYEPMAAQTLDEGSPPDLKEGFMSGKNLDSSHPYVQKSYPQHGQNQWPEDLPEMKTQTETYIQQTLKLGKHLAGLLALSLGLEENYFEAGYDETVIITRMLHYPPQSEKIVNNQLGCGAHTDWGLLTLLLQDEVGGLEVRNSEGEWIRAPHIPDTFIVNLGDLVQFMTNGLYLSNMHRVFNSKAGVSRYSVPTFFDLDYEYKIKTLQNLGDQFKAEPKEMTVGEYLAYMYQKTYASKKEAV is encoded by the coding sequence ATGTTGACATACACACCACCTTCTACGGCTAAAAGTATTCCAGTAATCGACTTAAGCGACAGTTTTTCCGATAACCTGGAAAACCGGAAATCTGTTGCGTGGGAAATCCATAAAGCATGCAGAACAACAGGTTTCTTCTATATTAAAAATCATGGTATCGCTTCTGAAGTTCTCCAAAAACAATTAGACATTGCAAAACAGTTTTTTGACCTTCCGATTGAAAAGAAACTAGAAGTTGATTTCAAAAACTCCAAATGCCTTCGTGGTTATGAACCAATGGCAGCTCAAACACTTGATGAAGGCTCTCCTCCTGACTTAAAAGAAGGGTTCATGTCAGGGAAAAATCTAGATTCAAGTCACCCATATGTCCAAAAAAGCTATCCACAACATGGGCAGAATCAGTGGCCTGAAGATCTTCCTGAAATGAAGACCCAGACCGAAACCTATATTCAACAGACTTTAAAACTGGGTAAGCATCTAGCTGGCCTATTGGCACTTTCTCTTGGGCTTGAAGAAAACTACTTCGAGGCAGGCTATGATGAAACTGTCATTATTACCCGTATGCTTCACTATCCTCCTCAATCTGAAAAAATTGTAAACAATCAGCTAGGGTGCGGTGCGCACACTGATTGGGGGTTACTGACGCTCTTATTGCAAGATGAAGTAGGTGGACTAGAAGTACGCAATAGTGAGGGTGAATGGATACGTGCACCTCACATACCAGATACTTTTATCGTAAACCTCGGTGATTTAGTCCAATTCATGACTAATGGACTCTACCTCTCAAATATGCACCGTGTTTTCAATAGTAAAGCAGGTGTCTCACGTTATTCGGTTCCAACCTTCTTTGACTTGGATTACGAATACAAAATCAAAACGCTGCAAAATTTAGGTGATCAATTTAAGGCTGAACCTAAAGAAATGACTGTAGGTGAGTACCTAGCCTATATGTATCAAAAAACTTACGCATCGAAAAAAGAAGCCGTTTAA